The following nucleotide sequence is from Thermodesulfobacteriota bacterium.
GCGGTAGGAAGACGGGGGCGGTTCAAGAGCTTCTCCTTCCCGTGACCGTGCACCCATGACCCGCACCTGGATCCTCGACCTCGACAACACCCTCTACCCGGCCGCCACGGGCCTCTTCGACGAGGTGGACCGGCGCATCGACGCCTACATGGCGGTGCGCCTGGGGATCCCCCCGGAGGCGCGCCCCGAGTTGCGCCGGCGCTACCGGGCCGAGTACGGGGTCACCCTGGGGGGGCTCCTGGCCCACCACGGCGTGGACGCCCAAGACTACCTCGCCTACGTACACGACGTGCCCCTGGCCGACTACCTCGCCCCCGACCCGGCCTTGGCCGAGGCCCTGGGGGCGGTGCCCGGCCGCAAGGTCATCTTCACCAACGGCTCCGAGGCCCACGCCCGGGCCGTGCTGGGCCTGCTGGGCGTCGAGGAGGCCGTGGAGGCCGTCTTCGACATCGCCTTCATGGGCTACGTCCCCAAGCCCCGACCCCAGGGCTACCGCCTTCTTCTGGCCGCCCTGGGCGCCGAGGCCGGCGCCTGCTGCCTCGTGGACGACCTGGTGGAGAACCTCGACACCGGCCGCGCCCTGGGCATGGCCACCGTGCTCGTCGGCCCCCGCGCCGCTCCTCCCCATCTGCACCTCACCACCGCCCGCGACCTTCCCACCCTGCGGGAGCTCACCGAGCCGGCTGGCTGAAGAGGCTCCAGATTCCCGAGCACGAAACTCGGTATAGTTCGCCCACCTCACGCCTGAGCGGCGGTTCTCCTCGCCCCCTCGCGGTTTCTCCCGCCACGTTCCTCGTTCGGACCCCTTCCGCAGCCCCCGGGCCATATTGTGAAACTATACACCAGGGCTCCCGCCGTGCCCCGCGTTGCCCCAGGCTTCCCCTCGGGGGGCGCGATTTCTTGGCGTCCAATCAGCTTTCCTGAGATTCTTTGCTCGTGGTCGCGCTTTCTTTCACTTTTGGCACGCATCCTGCTCTTGTCAGAGGGCGAGACGAGCAACCCACCCCACACCGCACACCCTGCCCCGGGGGGAAACGGAAGGAGAAAGCCATGAAGACCACCGCCAGAACCCTCTACCTGACCGCCATCGCCACCGTGGCCCCCGCCGCCACCGCCCTTGCCGCCACCGGCACCCGTCAGGACACCAGCGGGATCTTCGTGTGGGCCTTCCTCGGCTTCTGCGCCCTCATCGTCGCCGCCCAGGTGGTGCCCGCCATCCTGATGGCCATCGGGGCCGCCAAGGGCGCGGTGGAGGGAATCCGCGAAAAGCGCACGGCACCCGCCCGCATGCACTGATCCAACCGAGCCGACTCACCGGTAGACGAAGGGCCCGGGTCCACCGACCCGGGCCCTTCGTGCTTCCGATTCCGCGCAAGGGCCGCCGCCAAAGGTCTCCGGTGAGAACCACGGGGCCGTGCCGGCGAAACCCCGGTGTCGAGACTTGCTCCGAAGCTTCTCTCCAGACGGGGACTCGGGGTACACTTCGCGCCTTGTGCACGAACCGACCCAGACGGATCAGAGGGCATGGAGAACATCCGCAACTTTTGCATCATCGCCCACATCGACCACGGCAAGTCGACGCTCGCCGATCGGCTCATCCAGGCGTGCGGGGCGGTGGCCGACCGGGAGTTCCACGACCAGCTCCTCGACTCGATGGACATCGAGCGGGAGCGCGGCATCACGATCAAGTCGAACTCCATCACCCTGAACTACCGGGCGCGGGACGGGCGGGAGTACGTCCTGAACCTCATCGACACCCCCGGCCACGTGGACTTCTCCCACGAGGTGCGCCGCTCCCTCATGGCCTGTGAGGGGGCGCTGCTGGTGGTGGACGCCACCCAGGGGGTGGAGGCCCAGACCGTGGCGAACCTCTATCTGGCCCTGGAGTACGACCTCAAGCTCCTGCCCGTGATCAACAAGATCGACCTCCCCGCTGCCAACGTGGAGGGCGCCCGTGAGGAGATCGACGCGGACCTGGGACTCGACCCCTTCGAGGCGATCCCCATCTCGGCCAAGAAGGGCATCGGCATCGACGAGGTCCTCGAGGGGATCGTGGCCCACCTGCCGCCCCCCCAGGGAGACCCGGAGGCACCCCTCCAGGCACTGATCTTCGACGCCTTCTACGATCCCTACCGGGGCGCCATCCTCCTGTGCCGCGTCCGCGACGGCGTCTTGCGGCCGGGCCAGCGCATCCGGTTCATGCACACCGAAAAGGAGCACGAGGTGGAGGAGGTGGGCCTGCTGCGCCTGGGCCGCATGAAGGGAAGCGAGCTCGCGGCGGGGTCGGTGGGATACGTGATCGCGGGCATCAAGACGATCCGCGACGTGGAGATCGGCGACACCATCACCGACGCCGACCGGCCGAGCGCCGAGCCGATCCCCGGCTACCGGCCCGCGAAGCCGGTGGTCTTTTCCTCCATGTACCCCGTCTCCACCGACGAGTACGAGGACCTGACGCGCGCCCTGGAGAAGTTCTCCCTGAACGACGCGGCCCTCGTGTACCAGAAGGACTCTTCGGCGGCCCTGGGCTACGGGTTCCGGTGCGGCTTCCTCGGGCTCCTGCACCTGGACGTGGTCCAGGAGCGGCTCTCCCGGGAGTTCGGGATGTCGCTCATCCTCTCCGCGCCCTCGGTGCTCTTCAAGGTCACCCTGACCGACGGGAAGCTCGTGGAGGTGGACAACCCCACCTACTGGCCCGACCCCGTGAAGATCCGCTCGGTGGAGGAGCCGTTCATCCGCGCCACCCTTCTGTGCCCCGAGAAGTACATGGGCACCGTGATGGACCTTTGCCGCGAGTACCGGGCGGCAAACATCACAGTGAACTACCTCGCCGTGGGGCGGGTCGAGATCGTGAGCGAGATGCCTCTCGCCGAGGTGCTCTTCGACTTCCACGACCGTTTGAAGACCGTGACCCGGGGATACGGCTCCTACGACTGGGAGGAGCTGGAGTATCGGCCGAGCGACATCGTCAAGGTCGACATCCTGGTCAACGCCGAGAAGGTCGACGCCCTCTCCTACCTGGTGCACCGCGACAAGGCCCGGGCGCGGGCGCTCCACTACTGCGAGAAGCTCGCCGAGATGATCCCGCGCCACCAGTTCAAGATCCCCATCCAGGGCGCCATCGGCGGCTCGATCATCGCCCGCACCAACATCCAGGCGGTGCGCAAGGACGTGACCGCCAAGTGCTACGGCGGCGACATCACGAGAAAGCGAAAGCTCCTGGAGAAGCAGAAGGAGGGGAAGAAGAAGATGCGCATGTTCGGGTCGGTGGAGATCCCCCAGGACGCGTTCGTGGCAGTGCTGCGCACGGACAAGAATGCCTGAGGCCCTCCCGGCTGACCCGGCCCCCGGCTCGGCAGATCGGGTCTTCTACGGCAGCGATTTCTGCAATCTGCCCTACGCCTGGGATCGGGAACTGCGCCAAGTCCGCGCCCTGGGGCTTTCCGATGCCCGGCTCGAAAAGCTTCTCTTCCGCAACGCCGGGGACTTCTTCGGGCTTCCTGCGCCCCGGCCCCAAACGGCATCGGGCGGGACCCCGCCCACCGCCCCCGGCTGCGAAAACGGCCACTCGGGCTGAGGGGCCACCCGCCGGACCCTCCCCCCTTCGCACCCAGGAGGATCACAGGCCATGACCCCCGACGAACGCATCCAGCAGTTCCTGGCAGCCCCGGCCTTCGCCGTGGCCGGCGCCTCCGCCGACCGCTCCAAGTTCGGCAACAAGGTCCTGCGCTGCTACCTGCAGAAGGGTCGCCGGGTGTTCCCGGTGCACCCGAAGGAGAGCGCCATCGAGGGACTGCCGTGCGTGGCCCGCGTAGCAGACCTGCCCGACGAGGTCCAGGGCCTCTCGGTGGTCACGCCCCCCGCCGTCACCGAGCAGGTGGTGGAGGACGCGATCGCCCGGGGCATTGGCAACGTGTGGATGCAGCCCGGCGCCGAGAGCCCGGCTGCGGTTGCCCGCTGCGAAGCGGCGGGGATCAACGTCATCGCCGACGGGAGCTGCGTACTCGTGGTGCTCGGCTACCGGGAGGAGTGAGGGCGCGGAACCCGCAACGCCTCCCCGAAAGGCCGCCACAGGCCGTCGGTGCCCAGGAGCTCGCACGGGCGAAAGGCCTCCTTGTACTCCATCTTGGAGCAGCCCCGCACCCAGTAGCCGAGGTAGTAGTAGCGCAGGCCCAGAACCCGCGCGGCCCGAAGCTCCACAAGGCTCCCGAATACCCCCAGGCTGCGCCGGGGAAGATCCGGGTCGAAGTAGAAGTACACACTGCTCAGGGCCAGGGGGGTGCGGTCGCAGATCCCCACCCCGGTCAGACGCCCTTCCGGGCTCCGCAGGCACACCTCCACCGTCTGGGTGGGGGTGCGGTACAGGAAGTCCTCC
It contains:
- a CDS encoding pyrimidine 5'-nucleotidase; translation: MTRTWILDLDNTLYPAATGLFDEVDRRIDAYMAVRLGIPPEARPELRRRYRAEYGVTLGGLLAHHGVDAQDYLAYVHDVPLADYLAPDPALAEALGAVPGRKVIFTNGSEAHARAVLGLLGVEEAVEAVFDIAFMGYVPKPRPQGYRLLLAALGAEAGACCLVDDLVENLDTGRALGMATVLVGPRAAPPHLHLTTARDLPTLRELTEPAG
- the lepA gene encoding translation elongation factor 4 yields the protein MENIRNFCIIAHIDHGKSTLADRLIQACGAVADREFHDQLLDSMDIERERGITIKSNSITLNYRARDGREYVLNLIDTPGHVDFSHEVRRSLMACEGALLVVDATQGVEAQTVANLYLALEYDLKLLPVINKIDLPAANVEGAREEIDADLGLDPFEAIPISAKKGIGIDEVLEGIVAHLPPPQGDPEAPLQALIFDAFYDPYRGAILLCRVRDGVLRPGQRIRFMHTEKEHEVEEVGLLRLGRMKGSELAAGSVGYVIAGIKTIRDVEIGDTITDADRPSAEPIPGYRPAKPVVFSSMYPVSTDEYEDLTRALEKFSLNDAALVYQKDSSAALGYGFRCGFLGLLHLDVVQERLSREFGMSLILSAPSVLFKVTLTDGKLVEVDNPTYWPDPVKIRSVEEPFIRATLLCPEKYMGTVMDLCREYRAANITVNYLAVGRVEIVSEMPLAEVLFDFHDRLKTVTRGYGSYDWEELEYRPSDIVKVDILVNAEKVDALSYLVHRDKARARALHYCEKLAEMIPRHQFKIPIQGAIGGSIIARTNIQAVRKDVTAKCYGGDITRKRKLLEKQKEGKKKMRMFGSVEIPQDAFVAVLRTDKNA
- a CDS encoding CoA-binding protein; this translates as MTPDERIQQFLAAPAFAVAGASADRSKFGNKVLRCYLQKGRRVFPVHPKESAIEGLPCVARVADLPDEVQGLSVVTPPAVTEQVVEDAIARGIGNVWMQPGAESPAAVARCEAAGINVIADGSCVLVVLGYREE